In one Diabrotica virgifera virgifera chromosome 7, PGI_DIABVI_V3a genomic region, the following are encoded:
- the LOC126887928 gene encoding uncharacterized protein LOC126887928, with product MKIAYFDEIVNLIREDISKLDINFRESISAEERLAITLRFLATGDSFSTIGHSYRVGFSTVSTIINEVCEAIRKRLQPIYLPEPTTEIWQKSAEDFLNMWHFPNCIGSLDGKHVTIKCPGKTGSNHFCYLKKFSIVLMAIVDANYKFICIDVGGYGKNSDGGIFENSNMGQRFEAGLMNVPEDKNLPGQVEPCPHVLIGDEAFALKSFLMRPFPYKQSRSDRRKENYNTRLCRARRVVENAFGILAQKWRVFFRPIETKVETTISIVETCCILHNFLRTKVNQQGREFSETEENSGRAFINIERDPRRATNLAFSTREKFVNYFNI from the exons ATGAAAATTGCTTATTTTGATGAAATTGTAAACTTAATAAGGGAAGATATTTCTAAGCTTGATATCAATTTTCGTGAATCTATTTCAGCGGAAGAAAGATTAGCCATTACTTTGAG GTTTTTAGCAACGGGCGACAGCTTCAGTACAATAGGGCACAGTTATCGTGTTGGATTTTCAACAGTCTCTACAATTATAAATGAAGTATGTGAAGCTATACGTAAAAGATTACAGCCTATTTATCTTCCCGAACCGACAACAGAAATATGGCAAAAATCAGCTGAAGATTTTCTAAACATGTGGCATTTTCCTAACTGCATCGGCAGTTTGGACGgaaaacatgtaactataaaatGCCCTGGAAAAACCGGGTCAAAccatttttgttatttgaaaaaatTCTCAATTGTACTGATGGCCATCGTTGATGCTAATTACAAATTTATATGCATTGATGTAGGAGGCTACGGAAAAAATAGCGACGGAGGCATATTTGAAAATTCAAACATGGGCCAGAGATTTGAAGCAGGTTTAATGAATGTTCCTGAAGATAAAAATCTTCCTGGGCAAGTGGAACCTTGTCCACATGTTTTGATTGGAGATGAGGCCTTTGCTTTGAAATCTTTTTTAATGAGACCTTTTCCCTACAAGCAATCTAGAAGTGACAGACGAAAAGAAAATTATAATACTCGTTTATGTCGAGCTAGGCGTGTGGTGGAAAATGCATTTGGCATTTTAGCTCAAAAATGGCGAGTATTTTTTAGGCCAATTGAGACAAAAGTTGAAACGACAATTTCAATCGTTGAAACTTGTTGtattttgcataattttttacgCACTAAAGTAAACCAACAAGGACGAGAGTTTTCAGAAACTGAAGAAAATTCAGGTAGAGCTTTTATCAATATAGAAAGAGACCCAAGGCGTGCAACCAATTTAGCATTTTCAACTAGAGAAAAGTTTGTTaactattttaatatttga
- the LOC126887927 gene encoding uncharacterized protein LOC126887927 produces the protein MATAVNENQHIGAMISRSDNVSTALYFVIAVGCVFCHRRCDFTMVPTEKLIELVKKYPILYDLSHEDYKNIRKKDKIWDEIGQEMKECREELKRRWRSLRDSYVRYLRVIKTRTGQGAQNKTWQWAESMKMFQPFLLFAKTSSNVPEVVTNVESATEKDDGVDVSRNEESEIGDISEVPLPTKNKESATCADVTTPIVEPEPKKRKVRTIISYFESRKKTEKDSTDLLFLSYAGLIKQFSGKRQAETKLQIAEVIAKQELMHYEEQQQQQIIELYQSAQPSTSNSYTSDSNFCETPLISPDQGTISHEDNPGTSSADCEQSFPTSAGTFLRVYTPL, from the exons ATGGCCACGGCGGTTAACGAGAACCAACACATAGGTGCGATGATTTCTCGCAGCGACAACGTTAGTACTGCGTTATATTTTGTTATCGCAGTTGGTTGCGTTTTCTGTCATCGTCGTTGCGATTTTACAATGGTTCCAACAGAGAAATtaatagaattagttaaaaaataTCCAATACTTTATGATTTGTCACACGAGGACTATAAAAATATTAGAAAGAAGGATAAAATATGGGATGAAATTGGTCAAGAGATGAAAGAATGCC gtGAGGAACTAAAGAGAAGGTGGAGAAGTTTACGTGATTCTTATGTGCGATACTTAAGAGTAATCAAAACAAGAACTGGGCAAGGTGCACAAAATAAAACATGGCAATGGGCTGAAAGTATGAAAATGTTCCAACCTTTCTTGCTTTTTGCTAAAACCTCTTCAAATGTGCCGGAAGTTGTGACTAATGTAGAGTCTGCAACTGAGAAAGATGATGGTGTAGATGTTTCGCGTAATGAAGAGAGTGAAATTGGTGATATATCTGAGGTACCCTTACCTACAAAAAATAAAGAGTCTGCTACTTGCGCTGATGTAACCACCCCGATTGTAGAACCAGAACCAAAAAAACGAAAAGTCAGAACTATTATTAGTTATTTTGAAAGCagaaaaaaaacagaaaaagactCCACAGATTTATTGTTTCTATCATATGCAGGCTTGATAAAACAATTTTCTGGAAAACGTCAGGCCGAAACAAAATTACAAATTGCTGAAGTAATTGCCAAGCAAGAGTTAATGCATTATGAAGAGCAGCAGCAGCAGCAGATAATTGAACTATACCAGAGTGCTCAACCATCAACTTCCAATAGTTACACCTCTGATTCGAACTTCTGTGAAACTCCACTTATTTCGCCAGACCAAGGAACCATTTCCCATGAAGATAATCCAGGTACCAGCAGTGCAGATTGCGAACAATCATTTCCGACTTCAGCAGGCACCTTTTTACGAGTTTATACTCCTTTGTAA